A stretch of DNA from Mucilaginibacter daejeonensis:
GGGTACAACATCTCGGGGATGTACGCTCCGCCAAAATCACCATAATATCCCTGCTCGTTAACTGAATACTTCATCGTTATGCTCGTAATATTTCGAATGCTTTACGCAATCTGTCAATGTCCTTAATTCCGGGCCCGGTCTCGAACCTGCTGTTGAGGTCAACACCATAAAAGGCCGGATGTTGCAAATTTTTCACGCTTTCAAGGTTCTCTAAGCTCAAACCGCCTGATAAAAAGAAGGGCACCTCAAGCTGATAGCTATCAAGCACCCGCCAATCGAACGTTACGCCAGATCCACCGTGCGCTTCGGTCTTGGTGTCGAACAGGAAGTGATCCACCACACCCACGTATGGCTTCAGCACCTGCATATCGAACTGTTCGTTAACACCAAAGGCCTTGATCACCTTGGCACGATCACGAAGTGCAGCGCAAACCTCCGGGCTTTCGGCTCCATGAAGTTGTACCGCATCAAGGCCATGTGCATCGATCAGCTGGTCAATGGTGTCGATGTCCTCGTTCACAAAAACACCAGTTTTGATGATCGGTTCGTGTGCCGCGCTCAGGGCTTCCTGTATCCATTCTCCCACATACCTGGGCGATCGGCTGTAAAAAATGAAGCCGAGCAGGTCAGGATGCAGCGCTGCTACTTTCCTTATGTTAGCCGGGTCTCTCATCCCGCAAACCTTGATCTTCATACAATAAGTGATCTAAACGTTTGGCCTTGCTTAATTATTGATCCAATAATAGCTTGAAGCTTTTCAGCGCCTTGCCGCTTAGCAAAGCATCCTCGGCCTCATAAAAACTATCGGCAAAGGTCTTTTCAGGCGTGATAGTGCGTATGGCCAGTGCAGCGTTGCACAATACTACGTTATTTTGCGCAGTGGAGGCCTCGCCGTTCAATACTTTCATAAAGATCTCGGCCGATCCGGCTACCGTGTGGCCACCTGCTATCTCGTTCGGGTCCAGTTTATCAAAGCCTAATCCGGCAATGCTGTTAATCTGCTCGCCCTGGCTCGAAAAGGTCTTGAAGTCGCCTGTTAACGATATTTCATCATAACCATCCAGCGCGTTAACGATCGTATACTTCACGTCCGACCGTTGATACAGGTAAGCATACAAGCGGGCCAATTCCAAGTTATACACCCCTACCATCTGGTTCTTAGGCCTGGCCGGGTTCACCATGGGGCCCAACATGTTAAAAAAGGTCTTCACGCTGAGCTCGCGGCGTATCGGCGCCACGGTCTTCATGGCTGGATGGAACAACGGGGCATGCAAAAAGCAGATGCCTGCTCTGTCCAACCCACGGCTTAGCTCGTCCATATCGTTGGTGAACTGGTAACCCAGGTACTCCATCACGTTGGATGAACCACAGCCTGATGACACGCCGTAGTTACCATGCTTAGCCACCTTATACCCCGCTCCTGCCACCACGAACGATGCCAGGGTAGAGATGTTAAAAGTATCCTTGCCGTCGCCGCCGGTACCGCAAAGGTCGATCAGGTCGCCGGCGTCCAGTTGTACGGGCAGGCAAAGCTCCAGCATCGCATCTCTGAAACCTTCCAGTTCGTGCACCGTGATGGTGCGCATACAATAGGCGGTCATAAAGGCAGCCATTTGCGTGGCGTTATATTGGCCCTGGGCAATGTTGGTCAGTATCTCTTTCGATTGCTCGCGGCTAAAGGTCTTGTGCTCAAATAAATGGTTCAGTATGGCTTTCATTACCCAGTGCCCTTTTTAAGGGGACTTATATCGTTAGTGTTGTTATTTCCCCTGGATATTCACCCGCTTCTCCGTCAGGGGGCCGGAGGGCATGGACACAAAAAAAGGGCTGCCTGATGGCAACCCTTTTGTATACGTTCACATAAACAGGAAGTTGCCTTACGATCTCTCGTTCAGCCACCACCAGTTGTTGTTCATTAGTTTCATTTCTGTATGCGGCAAATATGATGATAGTTTTTGAAAATGCAAATATGATCGCACTTTTTACCATCACCAAAATTTCAAACCGCTTGGGCGAATCTTGTGGGTTAATTAAATAAACTATTAATAAACATGCACCCCATCATAAGGGTTATATTCAAAACATCAACAAAAGCTTATGTCGAACTATCCAGAAAAATTCCCTGCCGAAACACAAGATCATCAGCCCGGCACCGAGGCCGAAATGACGCCAAGGCCCGAATACATCAAACCCGATTACCGCGCCGCCGGCAAGTTACAGGGCAAAGTAGCACTGATCACCGGTGGCGACAGTGGCATTGGCCGCGCAGTGGCCATACATTACGCTACGGAAGGTGCCGATGTGGCCATCGTGTATCTTGACGAGGATGAAGATGCCAAAGAGACCCAACGGCTGGTGCAGGAAGCCGGGAGACAATGCCTGCTCATCAAAGGCGATATCAGGCAAAGCAGCTTTTGCAAGGAGGCGGTCGAACGTACGGCCAGCGAGCTAAACGGACTGAATATATTGGTGAATAATGCCGCCGTACAATATCCGCAAGAGGACTTCGAGGCCATTGATGAGGAACAGTTACAGCGCACGTTCCAAACCAATATCCTGTCGCATTTCCACTTTTCATCAGCGGCCATGAAGTATTTAAAAGAGGGCGACAGCATCATCAATACCACATCGGTAACGGCTTACCGCTCATCGCCCCATTTGATCGATTATTCGACCACCAAAGGCGCTATCGTGACCTTTACACGGTCATTATCCAAGAACCTGGCCGAGAAAAAGATCCGCGTGAACGGCGTGGCACCCGGCCCGGTATGGACACCGCTGATCGTATCGAGTTTTGACGAGGAGAAGATCGCCAAATTTGGCCAGGACGTGCCGCTGGGCCGTGCCGGACAACCATCAGAAGTTGGTCCTGCGTACGTGTTCCTGGCTTCGGATGACGCCTCGTACATCACTGGCCAGATCATTCACGTAAACGGTGGCGAGATCATTAACGGCTGATCACGCGGCTTATTGCGTTCACACATTTAGGGAGTAAGGAATATCGGTTCACAGCCAGGCCAACGACAACAATGTAGCGGCTATATTCGTATCATTGTGCCTTTCCGTCGTCCCCTGATCTGATGAACCGATATCTTTCACTTTTGCTGATACCTTGTATCACGCTGGCGGCACAAGCTGCACGGGTGAAAGTAGCTGCCAGCCAGGGCATGAGTGCTATAGCTGCACATGACCAAGTGGACAGCTTGAACAACGCTGCCTTCAAGCTCTTGATGTCGCGACCGGCCCTGGCGCGTGAGCTGGCGCAAAAGGCGCTGTTACTGGCCCGTCGCCAACGATGGGACAAAGGCATTGGCGAGAGCTTTTTGAATATCGGTAAAACCTACTGGACGCAGAACCACTTCCACATCAGTCTTTTTTCATACAGCACGGCGTTGACCTACCTGCAACGAACGCGCGATAGCACGTTACTGTCTGACTGTTACCGCTGCCTGGGCCGCAACTACATTGACCTGAAAACGCTTGATGCTGCGCCCGGCTACCTTGATAAGGCTCTCCATTACGCCGGTAAGGACGATGCCTTGCGTGAACTGGCCTTACGTGAGCGCTCGCAATATTTTATCTATAAAAAGCAGTTCGACCGGGCACTGGCCGATATTAACGTGGCTATGGCCATTAGTCGTAAGGCCGACCGCAAGATCAGCTTAGGTGTGTTGTACGCACGCCTGCTTGACCTCAGCGTGCATAAAGGCCAACTGACCCAGGCCCTTACCTATGCCGACACTGCCATACAACTCAGCTACGCCGCCAATAACAAGCGTTTACGGGCCGTAGTGTTGGTAGATGAGGCTGGTATTTATCTAAAGCAAGGCCGCCAGGCAAACGCCATTAAACTGGGTAAAGAAGCAGCCACCCTGGCGCGAGCCATTGGCAACACCGAAGTGTACAAACGCGCGAGTCGTTTGCTGTACGAAATTTATGCGCATATAGGCAATAAGGACATGACGCTAAAGTACCAGCATGATTACATTGCCATGCAGGATAGCCTAAGCCTGCTATCGGCCCAAAGTAATACGCGTTTGATACAAGAGTACCTGGCTTTGAACTCCAAGCTGCACAGCATCGATAAGATCACGCATCAGAACGAGGTTGGCGGACTGCTCATCCGCTCGCAGCGCATCACGATCATTAACCTGGCGGTCACCGTGCTGATATTGACCATACTGATGTATGTGCTTTACCGCAGCTACCGCTCAAAGAACCGGCTATCAAAACAATTGCACGCCGAGCACCAGGAAGTGACCGAGCAAAAGCGACTGATCGAACTGCAAAGCCGCGACCTTAACGAGCTGAACTTGCAGAAGAACAACCTGCTGGCCATTATAGGCCATGACCTGAGAACTCCTATGGCCAACATTAACATGATCATTGAGCTTTTTGAGGAGCAGGAAGTGGACGAGCAGGAAGTGAAGAACCTGATCAGGGACATGGCCCCGGCCATAAAAGGTGCCGAACTGACCTTGAACAACCTGATGGACTGGGCCGGTAGCCAGATCCGCGGTGCACAGATCAACATCACTCGTGTGGATGTGACCGCCGTAGTGAAGGACACGCTGAGCGCCTTTACCCTGCCATTATCACGCAAGCAGATCGCCACCGAGGTACGG
This window harbors:
- a CDS encoding SDR family oxidoreductase; the protein is MSNYPEKFPAETQDHQPGTEAEMTPRPEYIKPDYRAAGKLQGKVALITGGDSGIGRAVAIHYATEGADVAIVYLDEDEDAKETQRLVQEAGRQCLLIKGDIRQSSFCKEAVERTASELNGLNILVNNAAVQYPQEDFEAIDEEQLQRTFQTNILSHFHFSSAAMKYLKEGDSIINTTSVTAYRSSPHLIDYSTTKGAIVTFTRSLSKNLAEKKIRVNGVAPGPVWTPLIVSSFDEEKIAKFGQDVPLGRAGQPSEVGPAYVFLASDDASYITGQIIHVNGGEIING
- the trpD gene encoding anthranilate phosphoribosyltransferase, giving the protein MKAILNHLFEHKTFSREQSKEILTNIAQGQYNATQMAAFMTAYCMRTITVHELEGFRDAMLELCLPVQLDAGDLIDLCGTGGDGKDTFNISTLASFVVAGAGYKVAKHGNYGVSSGCGSSNVMEYLGYQFTNDMDELSRGLDRAGICFLHAPLFHPAMKTVAPIRRELSVKTFFNMLGPMVNPARPKNQMVGVYNLELARLYAYLYQRSDVKYTIVNALDGYDEISLTGDFKTFSSQGEQINSIAGLGFDKLDPNEIAGGHTVAGSAEIFMKVLNGEASTAQNNVVLCNAALAIRTITPEKTFADSFYEAEDALLSGKALKSFKLLLDQ
- a CDS encoding ATP-binding protein → MLIPCITLAAQAARVKVAASQGMSAIAAHDQVDSLNNAAFKLLMSRPALARELAQKALLLARRQRWDKGIGESFLNIGKTYWTQNHFHISLFSYSTALTYLQRTRDSTLLSDCYRCLGRNYIDLKTLDAAPGYLDKALHYAGKDDALRELALRERSQYFIYKKQFDRALADINVAMAISRKADRKISLGVLYARLLDLSVHKGQLTQALTYADTAIQLSYAANNKRLRAVVLVDEAGIYLKQGRQANAIKLGKEAATLARAIGNTEVYKRASRLLYEIYAHIGNKDMTLKYQHDYIAMQDSLSLLSAQSNTRLIQEYLALNSKLHSIDKITHQNEVGGLLIRSQRITIINLAVTVLILTILMYVLYRSYRSKNRLSKQLHAEHQEVTEQKRLIELQSRDLNELNLQKNNLLAIIGHDLRTPMANINMIIELFEEQEVDEQEVKNLIRDMAPAIKGAELTLNNLMDWAGSQIRGAQINITRVDVTAVVKDTLSAFTLPLSRKQIATEVRVPAEAMVMADEYQLKTILRNFLSNAIKFTPDQGAICIYAEPKADRWIIAVKDTGKGMTEADIDRLFKASSHFSKTGTRGEKGSGIGLLLCRQLAEANGGTIGASSNGGQGGVFYVSLPAAVLITA
- a CDS encoding phosphoribosylanthranilate isomerase — protein: MKIKVCGMRDPANIRKVAALHPDLLGFIFYSRSPRYVGEWIQEALSAAHEPIIKTGVFVNEDIDTIDQLIDAHGLDAVQLHGAESPEVCAALRDRAKVIKAFGVNEQFDMQVLKPYVGVVDHFLFDTKTEAHGGSGVTFDWRVLDSYQLEVPFFLSGGLSLENLESVKNLQHPAFYGVDLNSRFETGPGIKDIDRLRKAFEILRA